From Triticum aestivum cultivar Chinese Spring chromosome 7B, IWGSC CS RefSeq v2.1, whole genome shotgun sequence:
ctttggtatcggtgaattgatcctttgcaatcatggttctggccatatgttcttctttgatcccattcctCGGACTatttaaagtacttgtcttctacagatcatttcacctgtcaagtatctattctactctaccttcgagtattaccctctggtatctcgagaataacaaACAACCATGTTGCTTCCTACGAGTCTTCTTCTGGTATTGTTTCTCATCGGTTTCAGATTTCCCTAGGttttgagttgttagtcactcgagaacaccgataagtgaatcgattccacactctGATTCTATAACTCTAAGTATTTTTTTTGCTTacgagtttattaatccttcaggtcattcctagcctggtcggctatgtcattatcgtgctaaattttatctgtgctacctggaccttctTCCCGGAAcagaattttcgacgatgagctaagcttatgtcgatcttcctcgtcataccatttcgccttgaacagcaagcttgctttcgagtttgtgtcatacccatggttccaataacttttcacttcatcattcctttgacttgatgtcatcgccgatcgattacatcttcctgaaatctctcgacaattgtgtcatgctcgtcaacattctgagctcttccaacaTATCAATCGAATTCAGAAAAAAataataccatccttgcccgtcgatcatttgtgttgtcatcgacaccatccttgacTTCCTCCCAATACAGACTTGGTCATGTTTTGATTATATCTTACATTCCTTGACATTCTTAGAATTGTTCCTTTGTACTTCTTGTGACCTGCAGATTCATTTTTTCTTGAAACACCATGTTAATGTTgcctcgaagcatgactgtggtatgctgaacaacaacaaaaacattggAAGTGCATTGCCAAATGTTTCTtgctctattatccaaacaccgttgtatggataacATCAGGAATGTCCTTGCCCCTTTATCTAAATGGTGATGTACTTGTTGTTCTGACatgtatatcatgctctacttttcCTTGGGAAAAGATACACTCCTAAatcttgtgtttaaacacattttcctttccattggtttgcttaacctttcttgtgatctatatatgttataagcagaaataattccctgcttatggaaATTCCTCGGTTTACAACTCTGTCAGTGTGACCTTGTTACTATTGCTGACAACATCCTGGTAACCCCCGATGGATgtgaactttgcctattggtccacctcgttcaacgagcaggaaaatggttctcttcacccctcgcccttggtaccgacgttgttgccgacataactgacatgctactctctgacatgccttgctatcatgaccgtgcaagatgtcaccgctcctacttttaacccacatggtgggcccataacccacaggtcccaggattgaaacctgactctcctgttcAGCCCTGTTTCTAATAGTTATTCCttacgcttggcttcgtatttaattcacgtgccaccttcctagtgctttattccggtatcagacgcaatacttactctcgctgctcagaacccctttctcactttggttcagacttcgagcaactatctatccgcttggaacctcttattgtaccttcgtactctcgatgtattttataggttcaactcaagagataatcttatgctcattcatgggttaaccccataTTGTTTCCCTCCTaggcattctgtcgtagccgagctgccccttacctattcgtaagtacattggagttcctgaagaaaaggacgacttctcCATGATGACCATAAGCAAggaaatgaagacgtcaatgtaatggatcgacctcttcgagaagagtaaccaagatCGAGAAggtccgttagaatttcgtaactagaccttccccccttctctacctcttaaatctcgggatgagatttcttgtaatggaggagaattgtgatgcccggataattagattacagtaatcccacgttaacgaagccacatcacctcgattattgttgctaatctcgcattagttcgaaactgattcaaattcaaatttaaaatcaagcaaacaataaaagttttcaaatattaaaactaaaatgttcaataaatagtagataagtcagaggctatgataaaattgtaaacaagATTATTGAAATTTGttaagtgacttaaacaacctcaaacagtgcCTGAAAGcattatttaataacctttttattattacaaaataaatatgaaatgatatttatCCCAAACTAGTTTTTTTTGTGGTAGGATATATTGTGTTGTGATTTGTAGGCCaactctcatattttacaaaaatcatttggttcccaaacaattagccaaaactaaaacagaaaaataaaaacagaaaacaacccccccccccactggaccagacggcccagctcacaCGCCAGGCCAGCCTACATGGCCCAACCTGCCgcaccccactcccttatcccctcaccccccgcaaaccctaacccccgtcgcccactcccccccccccccccccccccccgccgaaatCATTCAGCGGAGCTTCAGCACCCCGGTCCGTCTATCCTATACGTCCATACACATGGGGATGTGTGTCACATATTTTCGTTAGGATCACGTGGCACGTTAATATCGCTGTGGTTTGTAGGGGTTCCCCACCGTGATCCGGCCTACGCCCTAGTAGGGATACTGTTCCAGGCGTCTGCTGCTTGTCCAGACTCCAGATAAGGACAGATACATGTGGGCATCTTCACAAGGGACACAGTGAACGGACGCGTGAATCAGCATCCATCTAGTCTTTGCATAGCGCTCCCCCGATGAGCATGCTCTGCGGCGAGGACGGCGGATTCATCTGAGTTCGACCATGGAGAGGGACGGAGTTGAGTAGCTGCATCAGTTGCTGGATAGGGAAAAGGGAGGCAGAACATCAGATTGTCCGGCGGATTGGCAGGCGGACACAGAAGTGCACCGCCGACGAGGAGTTCAGCACCGACGACGAGGATCTGTACCCCGGAAAAAGCGGCAGAGCAGGGGAGCTGATTATAGCACCTGCAGTTCGTTGCGATGGAAGATAACTAGCAGCGCCCTGCCCAAATCATACAGATTCTGTGCAGCCAATTAGTACATGTGGTCGTCCGACGGAGCGGCGCAGGCGCGGCCGTGCTCGCACTCCATGGGAACGCCGCCTCGAAGCTCATCCATAGAACTATGCCCTGAGAACGAATAAGGTGTTGGTGATGGGGGGACGAGATGCTCGGAGTCACGGGCGTGTGTCCATGCACTAGCGGCACAAACAGACAATACTACGCAGAGCCTACGATCGACCAGAACCTGCATGCGGTACTGTAGCAATGCGTACCGTAACCCAGGACTGCCACGGTAATGGCTTCGCATAAACGGCCCTAACTGAGACGCATCTCGAGGTTCAGCGCTCGGGACCAAGCGCCAGGATAACGCGACCCCGGTGCGTAAGCTTTAAAAatctgcttccccccccccccccacacacacacgtcGCCACTCCACCCCCtctcgatccaatcgggatcgggggCGCTCGATCTCACACCTCGCCGGCTCGCCAGAGACGCCCGGTCGCCCCTCCTGCCGCCTCGACCCGTCGCACGCCTCCCCAACCTTCCCCCCCACCGGTCTCCAACAATCCTCGTCGCTCCCTGGACGTCGCCGCCAACCGGAGCCCTGCCGTCCGCTGGACCTCCTCACCGGACTGCAGCCGTCCTCTCCGTCGTTGAATCATCCCCATCATCGCTCGCTGTCGTCCCCGtccacctccccgagctcgctgccatTTTCCCTGCAACGTTGGTGAGGCCCGGCCTCCCCCTCTGCCCTCCGCCCTCACGCGTCGTTAGCTGCGGCCACGGCGCCCGACCCGACCTCCGCCTTCCCTCGCGACACCGCACCCTGACCCTGCGCTACCCGTCCCTGCTACCGGCCGAAGCCCGTGGCCTCGCCCTGCCGATGCCCCCCTCCCCTGCGGCTGCGGCCGCTCGTCGACGTGGCCGCTGGCGCCCCGCTGCCGCCCTGTTTGCCTCGCCCCGTCGTGCGCCCGGGTCTAGTCACCCAGCGCCCGTCCCAGCCCGCTTCCGATCGACTGCGGCCACCCCGCCGTGGCCATCAGCGCGCAAGTGCCCAACCGGGTGCGCCCCCGTCACCAGCGCCCGTTCGGGCTTCGCCCGCTAATGCCCCGCCCCGCTATGGCCTATGGgccactgactgctggggccccACATCCCTATTTTATTAAGAaagttaaaaataaataaataaatgattaattagttaaataattaattgacttaattaatctagttaattaaacctaattaacctgctaattaaactaactattgttaattagttaacagcctatgacatgcgggacccacccattagttgactggtcaacagtcAACTTTGACCGCttgcgtcatgctgacgtcatgatgacgtcataaatgcttttgatttaattaattctgttaatcctaaaaatgatttgaatctttaaaaattaatataaaataatccgtagctcggatgaaaatactttgtacatgaaaagttgctcagaacgatgagacgaatatGATCGTGTCGTCTGATTCTATGTCGGAACCCTCTACGGAGGTGAACCCGTAACTTTTAGCCCGTTTCTGGTAGATGAATAGTGCCTATACACCGATTATTAAGTTCAACTTTAATCCTAAAGTAACTAAATGACTAAGACATATCTTTAGGCAACCCCGCGCTGCACGTTAGCATAGCATACTCTGTGTTGCATATGATTActgtgtatttattgtttcttccccctcttctctctggtagactccgagaccgatgctgcccccgtgatcgactacgtggacgacgactcctccttgccagagcaaccaggcaagccccccttttgatcatcccgatatcacccattccattctctcatgcttgcactaGTTTtcgctactgttattgattgctcctattctgatgcatagcctgcttttgtatctactgttgtaccttacctgcttatcctaaactgcttagtataggttggttagtgatccatcagtgacccccaccttgtccttgttgcccctgcttcatcatcgaagacccgatcaacgggatcgaagaccaggccccggcaccgcacatcacttttcccttagttgctcgacactactgggttactatcgagtgccgagggtgagacccctacagcacttctaatgttaactctgtagtgtagctattcggtcgtggtcatcgagggtgatttcctctttaaccacttccgatacgactctgtcgtgcaacccctcaagtgtgaacctcgagggtgatccctcttacgttcaccttgatgattacatcgagtggagttcaccgggggtgattcctcgggttttccccttgacgtttagacacacaattactatgattactatgactttacactgaaccatgttactaaagacgggtcgaccctgaggggtacccgcgcgagcataattgcgagtgatgtggagacaggttgacctggaaggtgcccgagaggtaattacaaggcgtggccgggcattcttagcccttgccgcaagtcctcgagacggggcaacggggtcacatctttcgtaagtctctgcttgttaccgcgcgttcttaatccactatgatttggatatttgatccgaggggcctctggctgatagcactaaccatcacatgggcatagtatgggcgttctgcgtcgtatgcatcagccgaagcttaatagacgttagcgactgagcggcgcgcgccgggttggacaggtaagcacctgccttttttaaggaggtagttaggtctgctcaccgaccgcgtacgcaacatgcaggagttcccggggagatggcccatgacccctgggtaTATAGGTTTAGtacggcgtgctggcctctctattaagcctaggtcgggttgcggcgtattgtttggccgaggccgggcatgacccaggaaagtgtgtccggccggagttaatcgagcgtggtgggtaagttggtgcacccctgcagggaagaaaacatctatcaatagcctgtcctacggtaacagacacttggagtttatcccgatcgatacaactagaactggatacttgtgatgagaattggatggtgatgagaattggattgtgatgacaatggatagtatggctctgggattgctttctcgcatggagtcgagaaaggatctctggccgaggttgataacactactactactttactttatgctactctactccctcctgctTGCTGCAAGaaggtggtttccagaagatgctagtcttcgataggactaggccttctctctattctggcatttctgcagcccaatccacatatacagcctttctttgataatgttgcatatgtagtgtagatccttgcttgcgagtactttggatgagtactcacggttgctttacttccccttttttccctttcttcttctttccggttgatgcaactagatgtcggagcccaggagccagatgccaccgctggtgcctactactatgtggagaccgctgacgaccaggagtagttaggaggctcccaggcaggaggccttgtcttttcgatcgttgttgcttttgtgctagccttcttaaggcaaacttgtctaactcagttctatactcagatattgttgcttccgctgactcttgtgtattcgagccctcgaggcccctggcttgtaatataaagcttgtattattttaatttgtgtctagagttgtgttgtgatatcttcccatgagtcctttatcttgatcgtatacatttgcgtgtatgattagtgtacgattgaatcgagggcgtcacagtgggtcccacctgtcattagACAATACACATGATTAGAAGTTGCCTACGTGGCATTGTCTATGTGCACTGTACGGATCTATAGCGTCACGTCAATGCCGCGGGAATATACGATCGGGATTGACACCGCATTTGCACTTCTCTGCCAACTTCTTTCACCACTTTAATATACACCACAAGTTTTAGCGCTAAGGTGACCATTGATACCAAGTTTTAGTATTAATGGTGTAGTTGACACAATTTTCATGGATTCAAGAAATCATGAACACAAAAAATGTACGCTAATTCAAATTAAACAGAAAAAATGTGTTATCTTTTGGTACAGTGGTAGTAATAGCGAAAACCAAAAGTAAACCGACAAAATGAAAGCACAGGAAAGAAATCTTGGATCAGGAGAGTTTTTAGAACCTCCCCCAAACCGGTGAAAAGCATAccgaagaaaataaaataaaataggttGGCCCAATATAGCAGTGCTAGGTTGAGGTGCACATTTGCCTAGTATTCCACATAACGCAAGGGATAGTATTTGGCGCACGGTGTGTCCctcaaaatcactaattaagggaTAGCTTTTGCAAAGGTTACTCCCATCTTTTTCTCGTAGGGTTTCTTTCTATGCGCCGGGAGAGACGGATGGGTTTATTTCCGCACTTTCCTATACATTCGATTTTTCAAGTAATTTATCTCTCAAACTATGCTTCCAAACCACAATCAGTTTGTGTCCTCatgtcaagatcttcaaaactGGATCTCATCTTAATAGATTTGATGAACTTTGAGAGAAATCTGTGCTGCAAAACTTTACCGACCCATGATTTAAAATTAAACTCCACCATGCTTTAAAACTATATTAATTGTGCTTCACTTTCGTAAAGCATAGAAGCACTTTGTGCTTCGTGCGATTCGTGCTTCCCTTTTGCGGAAATCACACCTGTGCTTTCAACGGAGAAACACAATTATGCTCGACGTTTCTGGCAAACAAAAATTGAAGAAAGAGGAAATCTGAAAAAACAATAGTTCCGACTAGGGGAGCACCCAACACGTGACACATGAAGGCGCTAGGAAAAGTGCCCTAcacgacgcgggggggggggggggggggggggggctccgacTAGTTGCTCCCGTTGTCTTTAGGAAAGCAAACACGCACCCATAGTACTTGCTTTTGGGCCATCCCGATGGGGAAATGGGCAGGGCAactgtttcttttttttttctcttttttccttttccttttatttttaggttttcctttttatttcaggTTATTAACAAAATTTTAGAAATGTTCACAAAAAATTTCAGCATTTAAaacaattatatattttttaaatagTTGAATTTTAAAATAtgtcacattttaaaaatatttgagacTATAAATTTCAcctaattttttaaaaaaaaatccagaATTTCGAAAGTAAAGCAACTCAAGAACAACAAAGCAATGCCGTCCGTGTGCCCACGAGCATTGCTCATTCATTCCTCAAACAAAAAAGAGATAGCAACATTGAAGGCCGGTGGTTGCAGCATGCATCATGAGACATGGTCCAATCCGACTGTTGGCACGTCCCTTCCTAGTCACAGCATCCACTTCGGCTCCGGCGGTGGCCACGGCTTACGATCCTGTCTCTCCGGCCGCTTGATTTCAACGCCTAACTGACGCTAACAACCGGCCGTTTCTCTTTCAGAGCCCATCCTACATCGGTTTCAGAGAGCCATCACCCCTGCCATTTTTTTGCGCTGGTACGAAAATTGGttgtgattattattattattttcatgtttttTTTAGCATTTGGTTTTCTTTGATTTGGTTGTTGATCCTTTTATCGTTAATAATGCTTTGCTGGTAGGAGCAGAGGAAATGAATGAGGCATATAGTTGCAACAGCATTCAGGAAGTATCAAGAAAAGCTCACATGCATGTGTCATCCGTGTATAAGGTTCTGAAAAGATACGTGTATTTTATCAAAAGTAATAATGttgaaacaaacaaacaacaagcTGTCAAATCATCTTCAAATGCAGAAAGGCGATGCACATAATGAAGGGGGCAGCAAGTACATGGAGGCAGAAAGCATGTACctgaactagctagctagctagctgaaaCCCTCCCAAAGTGCAGCTACAGCAACAAGAATCAAAAGCTTACTAGCACTAATAATCAGCAAGCACTGGCCAAGGATATTGCCACACACAGTTCTACTACAGCAAATAAGCAAAACAAAAACATAAGACTGAAGAGGAGGGAGGACAGGGAGCTGTGGAGTGAGCAGTGGCTGCTGCTCAGGGCCCAAGCTGGCTGTGCATGCATGTGCAGTTATTGTCACAATTGAATGAAGCAGCTGCCGTCTCCCCATCAAGCAAGGGAAACCATATCTTCTCTGCCGACCTGGAGGAGGGGCTTCAGTGAGATGCATCCAGACTCCAGAGGCTGCCTTGTGCAAGCTTTTGTCTCTGGATTCTGCtcatatcatatcatatcatatcataGCCTGCATGATGAGGAGGGCATCAGAAGCAAGGCAGGTTCTAGATGGCAAGAAAAGCAAATTTTGTACATGGAAATTACTTGATTGCCCTGGGAAATGAAAGAGGGGGCCTTGATGTTACTGACCACCTTGATTGCCCATGATGTCCTACCTTGAGCACAGGGCAACCATGGTGTTCTGGTTGGGAGGAGACTGTCACTTGCCAGCACAGCTACAATCTACAAGAAGGCCTAGGTTAATAAAGCACTCAGTCCATGTCACTGCCACTTATGGCATCCATGCTCAAAACATGTATGGACATGCTCCTTGTGAAATTATACATGGCTGCTTGATCCATCTGCTCATGTTCAGTTAATTTAAGATAATGCAACCATGTGATCATTATTATTATTAATATTATTTCCCCTGCCTAATATGAACATGTGCACCTGCCGCATTACATTTATGTTTTTTGGGAGGAAGCGTTGCGATCGCTGTCGGAAAATCGATAATCAGATTTCCTATGCAGTAAACAGAACTGTTGAGGCCTGTGTGGAGTCCAAATCACAGCTCTCTCAAACGCAATTGGGACAACAGTGTGTGAAAAATTTCGGATCTGCACAGCAGTGACCAGATCCACAGAGCAGAAAAGAAAAACGCTTTCGTTTCTTTGTACATGAAAAGACATATGTGAGACAACTCTCTCCAAAGCAGAATTCTCTCTGCCCAACCAGCAAAAGCAGGCAGCAGGTTGGAGCTCTCACCCATCCTCAGATAAGCAGCAGGGACAGGTGAGATATAAGTTACAAAATAAACAGCAATCTACGCTGGACCGTATAATTCGCTTTCCCCGTTTCGACGAAACTTGTAGGATCACTTCTCAAGAGGGATGGTACATTTGGTGTGGAGAATGTGGCTCTGTAACTCTGAGCGTTCCCCCGAGATCCGCGGGTACCAGAGGAACAAGGGAGTGGAGAACGTCTGTTATCAGCGGTCTGTAACTCGGTTCGGGCTGCACGCATAGAACGGCCACCGCCGCAACCTGCACAGGCATAGAGAACAACAGACTAAATAGTTGGAAAGATAAATGTGTCTACATTGGAGAATAATGGCAGTTTGttcatgatgggtacttggtataagTGCTTTGGGTCCATTGTGTCCTTGATCACTGGGTCGATGATGTTGGGTAGCTTCGATCTGTCGGTTAGCTGAGGCATGGCCTGCGTGTGGTTTTGAACATGTCAAATGATATTACTGTACAGATAAATTCGAAGAATGCTCTATTGCGACAAAAATATGAACACTGAAAGAGAGCTAGTTACTTCCGGAGGTTGTTAATCAAATTGTGAAATCCAACTAGATTACTCGATGCCCTGGTAAGTTGAGAGCAAGAAATGCAGATTACCCATGACACAATTGATTGGCACTGAGATGGTGACATCTTCTCAACAGGCTTCCTCCCCATCAAGAGCTCTAGAAGAACAACTCCAAACGCGTAGACGTCGCTCTTCTCGGTCAACTTCCCTGAAATTGACACGGCCGCTAAATAGTTACATGGTGAAAGGAGAATTTTGCGGTTCAGAGCTTAAATTTCGTAACACAAATAGAAGTAAAATTTTAGCACAAAAGGAATGCCGCACCATCTAATAAGTACTCGGGAGCTACATATCCCAAGGTCCCAGAGATCTTCAGGTTCCCCTTGTCAAGATTCCCACTTGTCACTGCAAGGCCAAAATCTGCAATCTGTGCGATCGATAAGTTAAAAAAAGGTGCATTCCAACAAGGTTACCTGCAGTGAACaagtaaaaaaataagttgacCTTAATGAAAAGTTGAAGCAGTGTACCTTAGCATTGAAGTCTGAATCCAAGAGTATATTAGACGATTTCAGATCCCTATGGATGACTGGTGGATTGCAGTGCTCATGAAGATACTCTAATCCCCTGCCCAGTTTCAATTTACCATATTATACAAACAGACAGTCATCGGCACATGAATTGAAAAAATCATCGCTCGGGCTCGGTGCGAAGTAAAGTGATGTGATTATAAGATGATAAGAACCTGGCCGTGTCGAGCGCGATCTTCATCCGGACGTGCCAGCTCATAGCCGATCCATGTGAAGGCCCTGAAGACAATGCATCAAAAGCTCCCAATCAGGAAGATCTCAAGAAAGAGCTGCAGCCAATAAGTGGGCAGGGCCAATCATGGAAAAGGCCATACACACACACCATGCAGTTGTGTCTCCAATGATCCCTTCTCCATGAGCTCATAAACAATGTAGTGATTGCCACCATGGACGCAGAAGCCCAGGAGGGACACTATGTTGGGGTGCCTGATCCTGCCAAGCAAGTCCAGCTCATTCTGCCCAACAACCACAGCACAAGCATTTTAGTTTCACAGCATGAACCCACCACTAGCACTTGTGGAGGCAATGGACAGTGGTAACAAGGAGGCAACATTCACCTCGAATTCCTTCTCGCAGTCCGGCCCGCCGCCTTCGAGCCGCTTCACGGCCGCGGTGGCGCCGCCGTCGAAGGCCGCCTTGTAGACGCAGCCGAAGCCGCCGACGCCGAGCACGTTGCTCTCGCTGAACTTGCCCGTCGCCGCCTCCAGCGACGGGTACTCGATCATGGCCACCAGCCCCTTCTTGCTCATCTTCACCGTGTTGAACTTGCTCAGGATGGGCACCAGCGTGATCCCCTTTGTTGTGGTGTCTGAACAATGTGTAGGTAGATGGTCTGGCTCAATCTCAAGCAAGCACAATTATGAGCTGAAAAACCAATTGAGGGTGAGGCAGATGAGGCAGGACCTGGTCTCCGGGCGGCCTTGCCGTTGGGGATCTGGCGAGACCGGCGCCACATGGTCCAGGCGTAGAAGGTGGTGAGGAAGATCATGATGGTGGCGACGGAGGCGAGCACGGTGGCGATGACCAGCTCCCGGTGGTAGTGGTGGTGCCTCTCCACCGTGATCACTGCAACACATAGAGGAGTTGGAATTGGGCGCCTGGGCAATTCTTTCAAGAAGCTCAATCTATCTACCAACTCGAGAAGATGATGAACAGTCGAGCTTTTTATTGTGGGGTTACATCAAAAATCTTTGGAACCACTGGCCCTTACCTGAACCTGAAGAGAGATTTGAATTTTGGGGGATGCAGTGGATTCTAACGGAACAAGCGGTTTAATGGCATTAAACTCGATC
This genomic window contains:
- the LOC123160109 gene encoding probable receptor-like protein kinase At1g80640; amino-acid sequence: MEMPAAPHPLPLMCLFLLLLLLRSCSLASGRAAVSSPAPASLAAAANGTASSSSSPVVLAPPPIVITVERHHHYHRELVIATVLASVATIMIFLTTFYAWTMWRRSRQIPNGKAARRPDTTTKGITLVPILSKFNTVKMSKKGLVAMIEYPSLEAATGKFSESNVLGVGGFGCVYKAAFDGGATAAVKRLEGGGPDCEKEFENELDLLGRIRHPNIVSLLGFCVHGGNHYIVYELMEKGSLETQLHGPSHGSAMSWHVRMKIALDTARGLEYLHEHCNPPVIHRDLKSSNILLDSDFNAKIADFGLAVTSGNLDKGNLKISGTLGYVAPEYLLDGKLTEKSDVYAFGVVLLELLMGRKPVEKMSPSQCQSIVSWAMPQLTDRSKLPNIIDPVIKDTMDPKHLYQVAAVAVLCVQPEPSYRPLITDVLHSLVPLVPADLGGTLRVTEPHSPHQMYHPS